A window of Solanum stenotomum isolate F172 chromosome 3, ASM1918654v1, whole genome shotgun sequence contains these coding sequences:
- the LOC125858389 gene encoding target of rapamycin complex subunit LST8-1 produces the protein MSQPSVVLATASYDHTIKFWEAKSARCYRTIQYPESQVNRLEITPDKRFLAAAGNPHIRLFDINSNSPQPLRSFDSHTNNVMAVGFQCDGNWMYSGSEDGTVKIWDLRAPGCQREYESRAAVNTVVLHPNQTELISGDQNGNIRVWDLRANSCSCELVPEVDTAVRSLTVMWDGSLIVAANNRGTCYVWRLLRGTETMTNFEPLHKLQAHDGYILKCLLSPELCEPNRYLATASSDHTVKIWNVDGFTLEKTLIGHERWVWDCVFSVDGAFLITASSDTTARLWSTSTGKDIKVYQGHHKATVCCALHDGPEPSS, from the exons ATGAGTCAACCATCAGTGGTGCTAGCAACGGCTAGCTATGATCACACTATAAAATTTTGGGAGGCCAAGAGTGCCCGCTGCTATCGAACTATTCAATACCCAGAATCA CAAGTTAATCGTCTTGAAATTACTCCGGATAAACGCTTCTTGGCTGCTGCTGGAAATCCTCACATTCGATTATTCGACATCAACTCGAACAGTCCTCAGCCG CTGAGGAGCTTTGATTCACACACTAATAATGTGATGGCAGTAGGATTTCAGTGTGATGGAAACTGGATGTATTCTGGATCTGAAGATGGCACTGTAAAGATTTGGGATTTGAG GGCCCCAGGTTGTCAGAGGGAATATGAAAGTCGGGCAGCTGTGAACACTGTAGTTTTGCACCCTAATCAG ACTGAGTTGATATCTGGAGACCAAAATGGCAATATCCGTGTATGGGATTTGAGAGCAAATTCATGTAGCTGTGAGTTG GTACCGGAGGTGGATACAGCTGTTCGTTCTTTGACTGTAATGTGGGATGGAAGCTTAATTGTTGCTGCAAACAATCGTGGAACATGTTATGTTTGGCGTTTACTACGTGGCACCGAG ACAATGACCAACTTTGAGCCTCTGCATAAGTTACAGGCTCATGATGGTTATATCCTCAAATGTCTTCTTTCCCCTGAATTATGCGAACCTAACAG GTATCTGGCGACTGCATCTTCTGATCATACTGTCAAGATTTGGAATGTGGATGGCTTTACCTTGGAGAAAACTCTGATAG GACACGAACGCTGGGTTTGGGACTGTGTATTCTCTGTAGATGGTGCTTTTCTCATCACAG CATCTTCTGATACAACAGCAAGATTATGGTCCACATCTACAGGCAAAGATATCAAAGTATACCAAGGGCATCATAAAGCAACAGTATGTTGTGCTCTACATGACGGGCCTGAACCTTCTAGCTGA